The following nucleotide sequence is from Brachyspira suanatina.
CTCTAAAAAAGTATATATAAATACTCCTACACCGCCGGCTTTTATTAAAAATGTCTGCATTGAATATATTAAATTCTGTATTTTAGGCCATATCAAACATGTTAAAAATGCTAAAACTAATACAACAAAGAAACCTATAATATGTACAAAAGATGTTCCCTGAAATACTCCTAAATAATCCGGCAGTTTTGTTTCATAGAATCTATTATGAATAATAGTTATGACAAAACCTATAAATATTGCCCCTATTATGTTTGTATCTAATGTTTTAATACCTGCTATTAAAGTTAAACCGCTTACTCCGCCTACTTCCTGAGTAAAATCAACTCCGAAATAAGGTCCAAAAAAATTAAGTATAGCAGATATAAAATAGTTATATGATAAATAACATATCAAAGTTGCTAATATTGCTCTTTCAGGCGCCATTTTTGAAAGACCTATAGGAATACCTAAACAGAAAAATAAAGGCATATTTCTGAATATAGTCCAAGCACCTTCTTCTATTATAAATACAAACTTATAAAATATACCTTCTGGATCAGCTAAATTTCCAACTATATACTGATCCTTAAAAATAATTGTAAGGCCTGCAATTAAACCAGAAAAAGAAAAAAGTAATACAGGTACAAACATAGCCGCACCAAATTTTTGGAAACTAGCCCTCAAATCAATATTAGCAAACATTTTATATTCCTAGCATTTTAATCTTATATAAAATAAATAATAATAAATCAAACTCTAAAATATTATATAAGAAACAAAAACTATTTTAAATAATCCAAATATGGTTTTTGACTTTCTATCATTCTGTCTACCATTTCTTCAATATTTTTACATACATTAACAACAGGGTTGGCAAGTATAGCCTGCACTGCATATTCTTTTTTATGATGTATAGCAGCTTCAGCAGTTAAATCGTATACACTTACATAATTTCTTAAAAGAGACAAATAACCTTTAGGTACATTATTTAATTTTACTCCTTTAACTCCATCTTTACTTATTTCAGCAGGTACTTCAACAGCTATCCAATTAGGTAAATCTTCTATTAATCCGTCATTTAAAATATTTACCGCTTCTTCAACATAGCTTTCATTTGTAACTATAGCATTTATTATGCTAGAAGCTCTTTCTTTTACTATCAACTCTATTTTAGGCTCAGCTTTAGAAAGTACAGTTCTATATAATTCATAAAAATCTAATATTCCTCTATGATCAACAACATCCCAAGCCCAAGCTATATATTCTCCGAAATGGCTGTCAACTGTTATAGGCAATAATTTATATTTTTCTAATATCACTTTCAATAATCTTCTGTCAGCCCATATAAATTCGCCTTTCAATCTTTCCTCTATAGAATGGTCAAAATTTTCTGTCTTTGAAAATGCATTATTTGCTTTAGCATACTTTAATAAATCACTATACCCTACTTCATGCTCAAAATAACCATGCGCATTTTTTAATACATCAGGATATAAATCTTTTCCGCTTTTTTTATCTTTTATTTCTAATAGACAGCTGAAATGATTGAGTCCTCCTGCTTTAATATCCAATGACTCATAATTCATTCTAAGAATTTTAGGCAGCCATTTATGAAGCCATCCTATTTCATGGCATAATCCTATAAATTTAGCATTAGGATAAGCTCTCTTTACAGCAGTACATATAGCAGTCATAGGATTAGAAAAATTAAATATATAAGCATTAGGACATATATCCATAGCATCTTTAACTATATCCAAAATAGGAGGAATGATTCTTAGAGAGTGAAATACTCCTCCAGGTCCTCCGTTTTCTCCATAAACCTGATGAATACCATACTGCATAGGTATTTTCCAATCTTCATCCCATAATTGAAATCTGTCTCCTACCTCTATTGAACTTATAATAAAATCAGCGTCTTTAAAAGCTTTCTTTCTATCTGTAAGAGCATCAACTGTGAAATTAAGTTTATTTGATTCTATAAATTCTTTAACATAATCATATACTTTATTTAAAGCATTCGTATTAATATCCAATAATGTAATATGTGAGCCTTCCAAAGACTTAGTAGAAAAAATATCTCCAAGCATATCGCATCCGAATTGTGCACTTCCTGCACCTACTAAAACAAATTTAATCATATTTACTCCTTATAAATATCATTTAATTATTATAAACAATATTATATACCAATAAAATTCAATGTTAATAATTTTTTATAAAAATTGTTAACATTAATTAATATTTTTATTTTATAAAACAAATGCTAAATATATTATTGAATTTTTAATACTGAATTAATTATCATCAAAATAAGTCTTTAATAATATTTGGATATTTAATATCATTAATTTTTGATATTCCAGCCTCTTTATCAAATTCAGTTATATGTACTTTTATAGGATCTATTTGGCTTGTAATATATTTTATAACATTAGCTGAAACAAATACATCTTTTCTTACATTAATAATTATAAAAGGTATTTTAAATCCTCTAGTATGAAATAATTCCACCTGCTCTAAAGATGAATGTATAACATTAGAATCATATTCAATAATAGGTATTATATGAATTTCATTTTCTTTTTCTATATCAAGCATCAAATCCATAAAATTATAATTTTCTTTTATAGGCGAATATAAAGATAATGATTCAAATACCATATAATCATAAATATTATTATTTTCATCTATGAGATCCGTAATATCTCTTTCATCTATTTTTGCATTAATACTATGAAGAGGAGATATATTTCCATTGGTAGCATAGGAAACAAATATTTCTGAAGCTTTTAAAGAAGTTGTTTTTTTTACATATTCAGGATCAAATAACTTATTATCGCGTACTTCCATTACGAAAGGTTTATAATAACATACAGTTTTATCAAGCATCTTTAATGATGACACTATATGAGAAGAAATATAAGTCTTACCAACATGACTTTTATCTGATATAATACAAAACAGCTTCATCTATACTACCTTTAAAATTAAATATATTTAACATCTAATTTTACTTTATATTTAACTTTTTCTCCGGCTTTTAATGATATATTCTTGCAGCATACTATAGTAGAATTTTGATAATTCATTTCAAGTTTATCAACAGCATCAGATATAGTAAAGTTAGGCATATATAAGAATACTGTTTCTTCGCTAGCTTCCATTAATACTTTTATTTTTATATATGAATCATCAGCCATACCGAAAACTGTACCTTTATATTCTCCGCAGTCTGATAAATTATTAGAAACTTTTTCATTGCCTCCTATATAGTATCTGTCTGGTTCCTGACCTGCAAGCAATGTTATATTATTTTCTAAAGCATATACAAATTGAATATCTTCATTAGATTTATTTTCTATAATAGATTCAACAGAAAATTTTCCGTCATTGCCTACTATATATCTTTTTATTAAATATATATCCTTATCATTAACCTTTGAAGTTTTTTCAAAAGATACTGTAGCATAATCTTTATTGATAAGATTTTCTAATACATCATAATGAATGTTATAAAAATCTGCATTTTCTTCATATTTCAACAATTGGAATTCTTCAGCAGTAGGCATTTTATTTAAGAAGTGGTCAACACCAAATACTTTTTCATTTTTATCGAATACCAAATATTTAGCAATCTTATCATCAACTTTTTTTGCTATTTCATGTATTGATACATGTTCATTATCTTCCTGCTTATTATTAGAATTTCTTACAGCAGCTATATGATAAGCCTCTTCTCTTCTTCTAAGACAGTCTATTAAATTGGTAGGGTTTCCTTTTTTCAAATCCCATTCTATTATAGATCCGCTTAAAGTATGGAAAACTAATCCGGCATTTTCACAGGAAATCATAATCTCCTCTCTGCCGTCCATATCAAAATCTAAACTATGACTTAAGAAATATTTTCTTCCATAAACTTTTTCTAAAGATATAGAAGTAGCTTTAATTAAATTAGCATAAGTAGCATGCCTTAAATTATTTAAATAAAGTCCGCCGAATGTACCATGCCAATAAGGACAATTACACTGACCTTTTAATAAATAGCTCAAAGCCTCTTCTTTTTCTTTATAATTAGATTCAGTAATCTCTCCTATCATATTTGAAGTAAATATCATTCTTTTATTCATTCTGTTGCTTTCAGAATATTTACTGAAATAATTTCTCCAGAAACCGCCTCTCATAAATCTGCTTATAATCTCATTATCTTCAGATTTTTTTAGTTCTTCCTGTTTTGAATGGAATTCATCCTGTACCTTAGCAGGTAAAACCCAAGTAAGCATTTCTTCATAAGAGCCTGTAGGTATATAAATTCTTGATATAGGAGGATGCTTCTCCATATATTCGCTGTATGTAGTAGTAATAATAGTATCTTTTTCTTTTGTGAGGGCATCAAAAAACTTTTCAAGCCATTTATCTTCATAAACCCATTTTTGAGTGCCAGGCCAATCTCCGTATTTTTCTCCGTCATCATGAAGAACTACAACTCTGTCGCCTTCTTCTGTAGCTATTGATTTTAAATATTCAATAGACTTTTCAACATCTCTAAATGGTATTAAATAACGAAGTTCCTGAGATATTGGAAATATATTTAATTTATAATTTTCATTATCAGTTATAAAATAACCGAACATATTTTTAGTATCTACACCTGTAGTTAAAAACTGAGAATCATCGAGCATTATATATTTGATGCCATTCATAGCTAAATTCTTAACTAATGTAGGCTCCCAAACTCTCTCTGCAATCCAAGCACCTTGAGGAGTAATATTAAAATTCTTTTCTATATATGAATTTAATTTTTTTATTTGTATATCTTTATCTTTATCCGGTATTGAAGGCATTATGGGTTCATAAAAACCGCCGCTTTGCATTTCTATTCTTTTTTCTTCTGCAAGTTTTTTCAAGGCTTGAATATGTTCTGGGTGATTCTTTTCAAGCCATTCTAATAAACAGCCTGTATAATGGAAATTAAATTTTATATCTTTATATTTTTCTAATATGTCTAAAAAAGGCTTATAAGCATTTTTATATGTATTTTCAAATACAAAGTCAAAATTGCCAACCGGCTGATGATTATGGTTACCCAATATTAAATTAATAGTTTTCATGATAATGCCCTGTTTTATTGAAATTTATTACTTATAATTTCGTAATAATAGAAAAATTAATTAACATAATTCTATAATAAATAAGGCTTTTTGTAAAGTGCCTATTTATGTATAGTATTACTTTAAGCAGTATTGACTTTTTGATTTTTTTATTTATCATGTTCGATTATCAAAAAAACTGATTTTTTAAAAATGACGTTTTTATGATAAAATTTTATTTTAAGGACTTTTGTTTTATGTGCGGAATAGTTGGATATATAGGGGATAATAATGCATCAGATATATTAATGCATGGACTCACTTCTTTAGAATATAGAGGCTATGATTCTGCTGGTATATCTATAGTTGATTCTAAAAATGACATTGTTACATTCAAATCTGAAGGAAAACTTGAAAATTTGAAAAATATTTTAAAAAATGAAAAAAATATAAACTCAAATGTAGGAATAGGACATACAAGATGGGCAACACATGGAGCACCATCAGATATTAATGCCCACCCTCATTTTACAGAAAGGCTTTCGCTTGTACATAATGGTATTATAGAAAATTATAAAGATATAAAAAATGATTTAATAAAAAAAGGATATAAATTTTTATCAGAAACGGATACCGAAGCTGCCGCAAATTTAATAGATTCATTGTATGAAGGAGATCCTTTAACTGCTATAAAAAAAGCTTTAAATATAATAGAAGGTTCATATGCATTCGCTATAATTTTTCAAGATGATGTCAATAAATTATATGCTGTGAGAAAATCTGCTCCTTTAATAGCTGCTTTAGGTGAAAATGAAAATTTCTTAGCTTCAGATATACCGGCAATATTGAAATATACAAATAAATATATTTTGATAGATGACGGAGATATAGCTGTTTTAGAAAAAAACAAAATAACTATATACGATGAAACATTAAAAGAAAAAGATTATGAAGTACTTGAAGCGAATTGGACTGTAGAACAGGCTGAAAAATGCGGATATGATCATTTTATGCTTAAAGAAATTAATGAACAGCCTAAAGCTCTTCTTGATACAATAGAGCCTAGAATAGTGCATGGCATACCAGATTTTAAAAGAGACGGAATCGAAGATGAAAGTTTCTGGACATTCTTTGACAGAGTATATATAATAGGATGCGGTACTGCTATGCATGCTGCCATGATAGGAAAAAGACTTATAGAAGATAATTGCAGAATACCTGTAGAATGCGAAATAGCTTCTGAGTTCAGATATAAAAATCCTATACTCACAGAAAAAACTCTTTCAATATTCATATCACAATCCGGAGAAACTGCTGATACTTTAGCGGCTTTAAACTTAGTTAAAGAAAAAGGATACAAAACTTTAGCTATAGTAAATGTTAATAGTTCTTCTATAGCTAGAAATGCAGATTATGTTATATATACTTATGCAGGACCTGAAATATCTGTAGCTTCTACAAAGGCTTATTCTGTACAAATGGCTATAATGTATTTAATAACTTTTAAAATAATATCAGCAAGAAAGATGAAAGATAATGATTATATAAAAACTCTCATAAAAAATTTACTTAACACAATAGATTCTGTAAATAAAGTACTTTCTATGAATGATGAAATAAAATCTCTATGCTATGATTATAAAGAAGCTAACAGCATATTTTTTATAGGAAGGGATTTAGATTATTATCAAGTAATGGAAGGAGCTTTAAAAATGAAAGAGATAAGCTATATTCATTGCGAGGCATATGCAGGAGGAGAACTCAAACATGGTGCTATATCTCTCATTACAGATAATACTCCTGTAGTGGCATTGGCTATACAAGAAAAAATACTTAGTAAAATGATAAGCAATACAAAAGAGGTAATATCAAGAGGAGCTAATGTTTTACTTTTTGTAAAGGAAGGTATTGATATAGATAAAGATTCATATAAAAAAATAGTATATCTTCCTAAAGTTGAGGATATGTTTATGCCAATAGTTTCAATTGTAGCATTACAATTATTAGCATATCATACATCTGTAATAAGAGGATGCAATGTTGATAAGCCTAGAAATTTGGCAAAAAGTGTTACAGTTGAATAAATAATACAAAAATTAAAAATCTTGTATTTTATTAAATAAACTTGTTTAAAAACTAAATTAATAGATATATACACTGTTTAATTTTTTAGTGTTTTAAATTTATAGTTGGGGCTTTGCCCCAAACCCCAGTTCTTTTATTGGTATAAAAGAACCAAAAGAACTGCATTTTTATATACTAAAATAATTAATTATACAACATATCAACATTATTTTATAACTAAAATTTTATTAAAAATTATACAACTAAATTTGTCAAGTACTTTTGAAACAAGTCTAATATTTATTTTAGCTTATTTATTTTTTCAAAATACAGGATTTTTTATTTAACTAAATAAATAACTATTATAATTGTATTTTTTTATTAATTGATTTATTATTAACATAATTATTAGAATATTAGAACTTTTATTTTATTATTTAATATCTTAATTATATAAGGAAAATATTTTGAGAACTATAAGACTTGATATAGAAACCAGAGAAAAAGGCTTTTTATCACCTGCTGCAGCTTTCTCAGCAGATAGTAAAGGCACAGTATACCCTAGAGAAAAAGACGATATAAGAACTATTTATATGCAGGATAGAGACAGAATAGTACATAGCGAATATTTTAGACGCCTTAAAGATAAAGCACAAGTTATAATGCTTTCAGTAGGCGATTTCAGGACAAGACTCACTCATACACTTGAAGTTATGCAAATAGCTAGAAGCATAGCAAGAGCTTTAAGACTAAATGAAGATTTAACAGAGGCTATTGCATTCGGTCATGATTTAGGACATTCACCATTCGGACATGCCGGAGAGAGGGCTATATCAAAATATTTCAAAGGTTTTCATCATTCTTCACATTCTTTAAGAGTAGTAGAGCATCTTGAAAAAGGCAAAGGACTAAATTTAAGTTTTGAGGTACGCGATGGTATTATAAAGCATACTAAAGGAAAAAACGGAAAACTTATTGCTGACTCATCAGGTCCTTCAACTAATGAGGGTATGATAGTAAGGATATCCGACACTATAGCTTATGCCAACCATGATGTTGATGATGCTATAAGATACGGACTTCTTAAATATGAGGATTTACCTAAAGATATAGTTAAAGTTCTTGGCACAACTTATGGAGAGAGAGCGGACACTATGATTATGGGTGTTATAGAAGCTAGTATGGAAAAGATGGAAATTGATATTGATGAAAAAGTATTAAAAGCTATAAATGATTTAAGAGCTTTTATGTTTAAGACTGTTTATGAAAGCAAAGCAATACTCGAAGATGTTGAAAGAGTAAATAGAATAATTTCAACAATATTTGAATATTTATTAAAGCATAAAGATATTATAGAAGAAGATACTTTATTCAAAAAAGCAGATATACCTTATAACAGCGATGAAGAATTAGTAAAAGATTATGTTGCACATCTTACAGATTCTGAAGCCATATCATTACATAAAAAGATTACCTATGGAAAATTTAATTATATATAAACCTAAAAACAAAGAAGAATTAAAAAAATTAACTGATGATGAAAATATAAATCTATACAATATAGATACAAGTCTTATAAAAGATATGAGTTTTTTATTTAAAGAAAGCAAAAGAAAAAATTTTGAAGGCATAGAAAATTGGAATACTTCAAATGTTCATGATATGATTGGTATGTTTAAAGATGCTCATTACTTCAATAATGATTTGAATAATTGGGATACTTCAAACCTTAAAAAAATTTCATATATGTTTTTTAATGCATCATCTTTCAATAAATATCCTGATAAATGGAATCTTGATAATGTAAAAGAAGCTTATGATGTATTTAATGATGATATTGATATAAATAAACTTCCTTTTAATCTTAGAATAAATCTGTATTATGAAGATTTTGATAAAATAAAAGATATTGATATAAAAGATATATACAAAACTATTATTACTTCTAAAAACAGAAAGATTATAGCCTTTAGAACAAAATTAGAAAAAGAACATTATGATGAACTTGAAAAACTTATAGAACATAGAGAAAAAATAGAAGCTAAAAATGAAGTAAAGTTTAATAGCATAGAAGAAGTTCAGGATTATGTTAATAATAATTATGAAGAATATTTTGATAAAAATTTAAAATTTATTAAAGATGAATATGATATTCTCTCAAGAGATAAAACTAAAAAGATTGATATTAAAATAATTAAATTCATTTACGGAAATTATTTGAAAGTTAAAGATAATGTAATGAGATTAAAAATAATAGATAATATCATAGATTTAATAGATATAGAAAGTTTCAGGAATGCTGCCTATAAAATATTTGAAAATGACAGAAGTAAAATTGCTTCAAGAATAATAGTAGGCATATATGGAAAAGGAAATATTATAAAAGATTATGCTAAAAGTATTCAGGGCAAAGAATTTTATCCTCGTTCATATTATATTTATATTTTAGCTTTAAATGACGGAAAATACGCTTTAAGTTTAATAGATGAAATGGCTAGAAAATCAAAGATTGAAAGTGTAAGAAATGCTTCTAATTCTGCACTAGATGTTATAGCCGATAGAATGAAAATAAATAGAGATGAGTTAAGCGGTTTATTAATTCCTGATTTTTCATTGGATAAAAACGGAGAGAGAATAATAAATATAGAAGACAAAAAATATAAAATATCCGTCAATTCAAATATGTCTGTTGATATATACGATATAACAGAAAAAGAAAAAATATTAAAAACTATTCCAAAAACTTTTTCATCTGAGTTAAAATCAGAAATAAACTTCATGAAAAAAGAAATAAAGAATATTGTAAAAAGAGAAAGAGAAAAAATATTAATGCTTTTTATGAACGGAAGAAAATTAAGTTATGATTTTTGGAAAAAGATTTATATTGATAATTCATTTTTGAGTCAGTATTCTATAAATTTATTTTGGAACTTATACGATGAAAACGAAAATTTTATAAATATTTTCAGATATTTAGGAGATGGAAGTTTCATTGATATAAATGATGATTATATAACATTGAATGAAAATAATTTAATAAGTTTAGCCTCCCCTACTGAAATAAATAAAGATTCAATAATAAAGTGCATCAATCAATTATCCGATTATGAGATAGCACAGCCTATTAAACAGATTCAAATAATAGATAATTTAGAAAATGAGTTAAATAGATATAATAACATAACAGCAACAGTATCAAATATAAAAAATTTCGCTTCTCAATTTGCTTTTAAAGAAATTTCCGAATATTATGAAGAAGTTAATGGTTATGAATATTTAGATAATTACAGTGGTTTATCATTATATATAGAATCTCCTTTTAATAAAAATTCAAATTACAATGATGAAATTGATATAAAAATATCTATTCAAGGCAAAAATGACAATAATAAACATTTATTTGACAGATTTGTGTACGGAAGCATTTTAATTTTAGAAAATTTGATTAAATAATTTTATGTAAAGTTTAATTTAATAAAAGCGAGCCGGAGCAGATAACAGCTTTAGCTGGCATCTATAGTTAGCGGAGGCGAGCATAACAATAATAAGATTTTTTTTTATAAATCTATTGTATAAAAATGCAATTAATTATAATATTGACAGGTTAAAAATAAAAATAAAGTTGGTTATAATAATATATGATGAATAATATTTATATGAATGACAAGCCTAGAGAAGAATGCGGAGTTTTTGGTATTTATTCTAAAGAAATAAAGAAAGATATATTAAAAACATTAAATTATGCACTTTATTCCTTACAGCATAGGGGACAGGAAAGTGCAGGTATTACGGTATCAAATTACAAACATTTATTTACTTATAAATCTATGGGGCTTGTATCAGATTTATTTTCTAGTAATATACCTAAGGATACAGAAGGTAATATTGCTATAGGACATGTAAGATATTCCACTACAGGTGCTAGTAAAATAGAAAATGCTCAGCCGCTTGAAAACCTTTTCAGATTGGGACAAATTGCTATAGCACATAACGGCAACTTGACTAATGCTGAAGAATTAAGATATGAACTTGAAGAAGGAGGAGCAACATTCAATGCTACTTCCGATACAGAGGTTATTATTAAACTTATAGCTAGAAAAACTGTTAATAACTTCATAGAAGGCATTAAAGAATGCGTAAATATTATAAAAGGGGCTTTTGCTTTAGTTATAGTTGTTGATGGCAAACTTATAGGTGTAAGAGATCCTTATGGAATAAGACCATTATGTTTGGGTACAAATGCTAATGGCGATTATTTCTTAGCTTCCGAGTCTTGTGCTTTAGATGCTGTAGGCTCTAAATTCATAAGAGATATAGAAGCAGGAGAAATGGTTATAATAGATGAGGAAGGTGTTAAATCTTTCAAATACGCTAAAGACCAGGTTAAACATTATCCTTGTGCTTTTGAACATATATATTTTGCACGCCCTGAAAGTAATATAGACGGTATTAACGTTTATAATGTAAGATTCCAAACAGGTGTATTGCTTGCCAAAAAAAATA
It contains:
- a CDS encoding alpha-glucosidase, yielding MIKFVLVGAGSAQFGCDMLGDIFSTKSLEGSHITLLDINTNALNKVYDYVKEFIESNKLNFTVDALTDRKKAFKDADFIISSIEVGDRFQLWDEDWKIPMQYGIHQVYGENGGPGGVFHSLRIIPPILDIVKDAMDICPNAYIFNFSNPMTAICTAVKRAYPNAKFIGLCHEIGWLHKWLPKILRMNYESLDIKAGGLNHFSCLLEIKDKKSGKDLYPDVLKNAHGYFEHEVGYSDLLKYAKANNAFSKTENFDHSIEERLKGEFIWADRRLLKVILEKYKLLPITVDSHFGEYIAWAWDVVDHRGILDFYELYRTVLSKAEPKIELIVKERASSIINAIVTNESYVEEAVNILNDGLIEDLPNWIAVEVPAEISKDGVKGVKLNNVPKGYLSLLRNYVSVYDLTAEAAIHHKKEYAVQAILANPVVNVCKNIEEMVDRMIESQKPYLDYLK
- a CDS encoding deoxyguanosinetriphosphate triphosphohydrolase — its product is MRTIRLDIETREKGFLSPAAAFSADSKGTVYPREKDDIRTIYMQDRDRIVHSEYFRRLKDKAQVIMLSVGDFRTRLTHTLEVMQIARSIARALRLNEDLTEAIAFGHDLGHSPFGHAGERAISKYFKGFHHSSHSLRVVEHLEKGKGLNLSFEVRDGIIKHTKGKNGKLIADSSGPSTNEGMIVRISDTIAYANHDVDDAIRYGLLKYEDLPKDIVKVLGTTYGERADTMIMGVIEASMEKMEIDIDEKVLKAINDLRAFMFKTVYESKAILEDVERVNRIISTIFEYLLKHKDIIEEDTLFKKADIPYNSDEELVKDYVAHLTDSEAISLHKKITYGKFNYI
- the purF gene encoding amidophosphoribosyltransferase; the protein is MNNIYMNDKPREECGVFGIYSKEIKKDILKTLNYALYSLQHRGQESAGITVSNYKHLFTYKSMGLVSDLFSSNIPKDTEGNIAIGHVRYSTTGASKIENAQPLENLFRLGQIAIAHNGNLTNAEELRYELEEGGATFNATSDTEVIIKLIARKTVNNFIEGIKECVNIIKGAFALVIVVDGKLIGVRDPYGIRPLCLGTNANGDYFLASESCALDAVGSKFIRDIEAGEMVIIDEEGVKSFKYAKDQVKHYPCAFEHIYFARPESNIDGINVYNVRFQTGVLLAKKNKIDADIVIGVQDSGTIAALGFAKESGIPYSIGLVKNRYIGRTFIMPEQSSREETVKLKFNPLRHLIDGKRVILIDDSLVRGTTSRILIDIVRKAGAKEVHFRSASPVIKSPCYYGVDISSKKELIGAKLSVEEIRKEINADTLEYLTIEDMLEALQNQNYCIGCFTGEYPTEIPKRPLAEKTC
- a CDS encoding BspA family leucine-rich repeat surface protein, producing MENLIIYKPKNKEELKKLTDDENINLYNIDTSLIKDMSFLFKESKRKNFEGIENWNTSNVHDMIGMFKDAHYFNNDLNNWDTSNLKKISYMFFNASSFNKYPDKWNLDNVKEAYDVFNDDIDINKLPFNLRINLYYEDFDKIKDIDIKDIYKTIITSKNRKIIAFRTKLEKEHYDELEKLIEHREKIEAKNEVKFNSIEEVQDYVNNNYEEYFDKNLKFIKDEYDILSRDKTKKIDIKIIKFIYGNYLKVKDNVMRLKIIDNIIDLIDIESFRNAAYKIFENDRSKIASRIIVGIYGKGNIIKDYAKSIQGKEFYPRSYYIYILALNDGKYALSLIDEMARKSKIESVRNASNSALDVIADRMKINRDELSGLLIPDFSLDKNGERIINIEDKKYKISVNSNMSVDIYDITEKEKILKTIPKTFSSELKSEINFMKKEIKNIVKREREKILMLFMNGRKLSYDFWKKIYIDNSFLSQYSINLFWNLYDENENFINIFRYLGDGSFIDINDDYITLNENNLISLASPTEINKDSIIKCINQLSDYEIAQPIKQIQIIDNLENELNRYNNITATVSNIKNFASQFAFKEISEYYEEVNGYEYLDNYSGLSLYIESPFNKNSNYNDEIDIKISIQGKNDNNKHLFDRFVYGSILILENLIK
- the glmS gene encoding glutamine--fructose-6-phosphate transaminase (isomerizing); amino-acid sequence: MCGIVGYIGDNNASDILMHGLTSLEYRGYDSAGISIVDSKNDIVTFKSEGKLENLKNILKNEKNINSNVGIGHTRWATHGAPSDINAHPHFTERLSLVHNGIIENYKDIKNDLIKKGYKFLSETDTEAAANLIDSLYEGDPLTAIKKALNIIEGSYAFAIIFQDDVNKLYAVRKSAPLIAALGENENFLASDIPAILKYTNKYILIDDGDIAVLEKNKITIYDETLKEKDYEVLEANWTVEQAEKCGYDHFMLKEINEQPKALLDTIEPRIVHGIPDFKRDGIEDESFWTFFDRVYIIGCGTAMHAAMIGKRLIEDNCRIPVECEIASEFRYKNPILTEKTLSIFISQSGETADTLAALNLVKEKGYKTLAIVNVNSSSIARNADYVIYTYAGPEISVASTKAYSVQMAIMYLITFKIISARKMKDNDYIKTLIKNLLNTIDSVNKVLSMNDEIKSLCYDYKEANSIFFIGRDLDYYQVMEGALKMKEISYIHCEAYAGGELKHGAISLITDNTPVVALAIQEKILSKMISNTKEVISRGANVLLFVKEGIDIDKDSYKKIVYLPKVEDMFMPIVSIVALQLLAYHTSVIRGCNVDKPRNLAKSVTVE
- the bioD gene encoding ATP-dependent dethiobiotin synthetase BioD, whose protein sequence is MKLFCIISDKSHVGKTYISSHIVSSLKMLDKTVCYYKPFVMEVRDNKLFDPEYVKKTTSLKASEIFVSYATNGNISPLHSINAKIDERDITDLIDENNNIYDYMVFESLSLYSPIKENYNFMDLMLDIEKENEIHIIPIIEYDSNVIHSSLEQVELFHTRGFKIPFIIINVRKDVFVSANVIKYITSQIDPIKVHITEFDKEAGISKINDIKYPNIIKDLF
- a CDS encoding alpha-amylase/4-alpha-glucanotransferase domain-containing protein; the encoded protein is MKTINLILGNHNHQPVGNFDFVFENTYKNAYKPFLDILEKYKDIKFNFHYTGCLLEWLEKNHPEHIQALKKLAEEKRIEMQSGGFYEPIMPSIPDKDKDIQIKKLNSYIEKNFNITPQGAWIAERVWEPTLVKNLAMNGIKYIMLDDSQFLTTGVDTKNMFGYFITDNENYKLNIFPISQELRYLIPFRDVEKSIEYLKSIATEEGDRVVVLHDDGEKYGDWPGTQKWVYEDKWLEKFFDALTKEKDTIITTTYSEYMEKHPPISRIYIPTGSYEEMLTWVLPAKVQDEFHSKQEELKKSEDNEIISRFMRGGFWRNYFSKYSESNRMNKRMIFTSNMIGEITESNYKEKEEALSYLLKGQCNCPYWHGTFGGLYLNNLRHATYANLIKATSISLEKVYGRKYFLSHSLDFDMDGREEIMISCENAGLVFHTLSGSIIEWDLKKGNPTNLIDCLRRREEAYHIAAVRNSNNKQEDNEHVSIHEIAKKVDDKIAKYLVFDKNEKVFGVDHFLNKMPTAEEFQLLKYEENADFYNIHYDVLENLINKDYATVSFEKTSKVNDKDIYLIKRYIVGNDGKFSVESIIENKSNEDIQFVYALENNITLLAGQEPDRYYIGGNEKVSNNLSDCGEYKGTVFGMADDSYIKIKVLMEASEETVFLYMPNFTISDAVDKLEMNYQNSTIVCCKNISLKAGEKVKYKVKLDVKYI